In Micromonospora sp. WMMD980, the following are encoded in one genomic region:
- a CDS encoding DUF5956 family protein → MGDTSAAPNAWDTAAPFPGSPPDITERRHAIHTPDGRYWELSVSGWDAMLGYLADPSTLARLPETRQHQVEVKIINRAGERTFFEPRTADDQEIIDEAANSFLRDVGLPERPAGYRWFQRLPDDLTVRDIDEAVYEAIKHLPLDHHPAEAVPAIRAALAELYSGR, encoded by the coding sequence ATGGGCGACACCAGCGCCGCACCGAACGCCTGGGACACGGCCGCGCCGTTTCCCGGTTCACCGCCGGACATCACCGAGCGCCGCCACGCCATCCACACTCCTGATGGCAGGTACTGGGAGCTGAGCGTTTCCGGCTGGGATGCCATGCTCGGCTACCTCGCCGACCCCTCCACCCTGGCCCGGCTCCCTGAAACCCGGCAACACCAAGTGGAGGTGAAGATCATCAACCGCGCCGGAGAGCGTACGTTCTTCGAGCCGCGCACGGCCGATGACCAAGAGATCATCGATGAGGCCGCGAACTCGTTCCTACGCGATGTGGGATTGCCGGAGCGGCCGGCTGGCTATCGCTGGTTCCAACGCCTACCCGACGACCTCACCGTCAGAGACATCGATGAAGCGGTCTACGAGGCAATCAAGCACCTACCCCTCGACCACCACCCCGCCGAGGCGGTGCCGGCCATCCGTGCGGCTCTCGCAGAGCTGTACAGCGGCCGATGA
- a CDS encoding ISAs1 family transposase, which translates to MEASSLIGGLSARLGGVSPLSERDTPGLLQVLAEVPDPRDARGRIYSLPGLLAMAIAAVLSGSSRVVEIVEWAADLPDVVWDRLGAVRDALTGARRVPDDGTLGRVLAGIDADALDAAVGRWLLGRAGLAGRGRRVIAVDGKTLRGSGPAGSQVHLLAALDQAEQIVLAQIDVDGKTNEISRFQPLLDGLDLAGTVITADALHTQREHARWLVEDKHAGYVFVVKRNQPRLYRQVKALPWGKIPTLDATRERGHGRYDIRQLQAVTCLGPLALDFPHAAQALRIRRRRHNPLTGGWSTVTVYAITSLTAAAASPADLANWLRGHWAIEVLHHIRDTTYREDAGRLRTGNAPRALATLRNTAISMLRLSGATSIAPTLRRNSRDPHRSLQILGLT; encoded by the coding sequence GTGGAAGCATCATCGTTGATCGGCGGGTTGTCCGCACGTCTGGGTGGTGTGTCGCCGCTGTCGGAGCGGGACACGCCGGGGTTGCTGCAGGTTCTTGCCGAGGTTCCGGACCCGCGTGATGCCCGAGGTCGGATCTATTCGCTGCCGGGGCTGCTCGCGATGGCGATCGCGGCGGTGCTCTCGGGATCCAGCCGGGTCGTGGAGATCGTGGAGTGGGCTGCGGATCTGCCGGACGTGGTGTGGGATCGTCTCGGTGCGGTCCGCGACGCTTTGACCGGGGCCCGGCGGGTGCCTGATGACGGCACCCTGGGTCGGGTGCTGGCCGGTATCGACGCCGACGCGTTGGATGCCGCGGTGGGTCGCTGGCTGCTGGGCCGGGCCGGTCTGGCCGGGCGGGGCCGGCGGGTGATCGCCGTTGACGGTAAGACGCTGCGTGGTAGCGGCCCGGCCGGGTCTCAGGTGCACCTGCTGGCCGCGTTGGACCAGGCCGAGCAGATCGTCCTGGCGCAGATCGACGTCGATGGCAAGACGAATGAGATCAGCCGGTTCCAGCCGTTGCTCGACGGCCTGGACCTGGCCGGGACGGTCATCACGGCGGACGCGCTGCACACCCAGCGCGAGCATGCCCGCTGGCTGGTCGAGGACAAGCATGCCGGTTACGTCTTCGTCGTCAAGCGCAATCAGCCACGGCTGTACCGGCAGGTCAAGGCCTTGCCCTGGGGGAAGATCCCCACCCTGGACGCCACCCGCGAGCGCGGGCACGGCCGCTACGACATCCGGCAGTTGCAGGCGGTCACCTGTCTGGGGCCGCTCGCGCTGGACTTCCCCCACGCGGCCCAGGCCCTGCGCATCCGGCGCCGCCGACACAACCCGCTCACCGGAGGTTGGTCCACCGTCACGGTGTACGCGATCACCAGCCTGACCGCAGCCGCGGCCAGTCCCGCTGACCTGGCCAACTGGCTACGCGGACACTGGGCCATCGAGGTCCTTCACCACATTCGCGACACGACCTACCGCGAGGACGCCGGCCGGCTACGCACCGGCAACGCGCCCCGCGCCCTGGCCACCCTCCGCAACACCGCGATCAGCATGCTCCGCCTCAGCGGCGCCACCTCGATCGCACCAACCCTGCGCCGAAACAGCCGAGACCCACACCGATCCCTACAAATACTCGGACTCACCTAG
- a CDS encoding helix-turn-helix transcriptional regulator produces MAALAAPQRLEAVTPEVVADSRRVLGRALAESRRSAGVTQERLALLVRRSRSSIANVEVGRQIAPREFWMACDVALGCEGALLAAWGRTDALARRLREQKKEAQIRYLLAQPSPGCVCRELHRLLAESGWSS; encoded by the coding sequence GTGGCCGCGCTCGCCGCTCCTCAGCGCCTGGAGGCGGTCACGCCAGAGGTGGTGGCGGACTCACGCCGGGTGTTGGGGCGTGCTCTGGCGGAGTCGCGGCGGTCGGCGGGGGTGACACAGGAGCGGTTGGCGCTCCTGGTGCGGCGGTCGCGCAGCAGCATCGCCAACGTCGAGGTAGGGCGCCAGATCGCGCCGCGTGAGTTCTGGATGGCCTGTGACGTGGCGTTGGGGTGCGAGGGTGCGTTGCTGGCCGCGTGGGGCCGCACGGACGCTCTGGCGCGTCGGCTGAGGGAGCAGAAGAAGGAAGCGCAGATTCGTTACTTGCTCGCCCAGCCGTCTCCTGGATGTGTCTGTCGGGAGCTGCATCGGCTGTTGGCGGAGTCGGGGTGGTCGTCGTGA
- a CDS encoding helix-turn-helix transcriptional regulator, protein MDDLGAQLRQARTEASVTLASVAARSCYSASHLSNVEAGRRAATPDIVLAYARALGEGDVNRRQVLGLAAGVVGPVVAGELIRAGFTAALDGRGAEEDWRERVDQYGRDYMAVGAAVLQVRLANDLVILQQHLDTPHMWSHAARALVTYGKTTPNPAEAIRWYDLAATAADRSDDLGVRVWVRGRAAIALAYEGAALPTARRYADQALALSDRPSLGRVQALMAGAHVAAGRGDQADAIALDTEARRVFDHVASPDGEISDTAVPPWRMATFRSMLYARLGMPEPGSEAREEADRTRPAGLPRFATHIELHRGLTMAKAGDKAGGVMYARRAWDALPAERRSQSLALMLREVERA, encoded by the coding sequence GTGGACGACCTTGGCGCGCAGTTGCGGCAGGCTCGTACCGAGGCCAGCGTGACGCTGGCCTCGGTGGCGGCCCGCTCGTGCTACTCGGCTTCGCACCTGAGCAACGTGGAGGCAGGACGGAGGGCCGCGACCCCTGACATCGTGCTCGCCTATGCGCGGGCGCTCGGGGAGGGTGACGTGAACCGCCGACAAGTACTCGGACTGGCAGCCGGCGTCGTGGGTCCGGTCGTGGCTGGAGAACTCATCCGTGCTGGCTTCACCGCCGCACTTGATGGCCGAGGGGCCGAGGAAGACTGGCGCGAGCGGGTTGACCAGTACGGCCGGGACTACATGGCTGTAGGAGCGGCCGTTCTCCAAGTCAGACTTGCGAACGACCTCGTGATCCTTCAACAGCACCTCGACACGCCGCACATGTGGTCGCACGCCGCGCGAGCCCTGGTCACCTATGGGAAAACCACACCGAACCCGGCTGAAGCGATCCGTTGGTACGACCTAGCGGCAACGGCGGCGGACCGGTCCGACGACCTTGGAGTCCGCGTATGGGTTCGAGGCAGGGCAGCTATCGCACTCGCCTACGAAGGTGCGGCGCTTCCAACGGCCCGGCGGTACGCCGACCAGGCCCTAGCCCTGTCCGACCGGCCCTCGCTCGGCCGCGTCCAAGCCCTCATGGCCGGCGCGCACGTCGCGGCGGGGCGCGGCGACCAGGCCGACGCGATTGCGCTTGACACCGAAGCGCGGCGCGTCTTCGATCACGTCGCGTCGCCGGACGGCGAGATCTCCGACACCGCCGTTCCGCCATGGCGTATGGCGACCTTCCGTAGCATGCTGTACGCCCGCTTGGGAATGCCGGAACCTGGAAGCGAGGCTCGAGAGGAGGCCGACCGGACACGGCCGGCAGGGCTCCCGCGCTTCGCGACGCACATCGAGCTACATCGGGGGCTGACGATGGCAAAGGCCGGCGACAAGGCTGGCGGCGTCATGTACGCCCGGCGGGCTTGGGACGCGCTTCCGGCCGAGCGGCGGTCACAGAGCCTCGCGTTGATGCTGCGCGAGGTCGAGCGAGCCTGA
- a CDS encoding LPXTG cell wall anchor domain-containing protein, with the protein MRSKLAAGVLVALAFLIPAAPAAAQAQTPGLDPACQTVERKVYKDIRELVTIDLDTATTTQVRLLANQILAEANREQLTALPDAIQERLDGTADELRAFLKADLSGAWLAALRVEAYRTLTNAGPNVQDAAKKALDDGSIDVLLAYLNNGVYEARELDCKSQPTATPTSQPTATPSATTTAVPTSAPSVSPGAPGGEGGGLPVTGSDTATVAGIGGALLLLGGVGFVIGRRRRARFVA; encoded by the coding sequence ATGCGATCAAAGTTGGCGGCCGGTGTCCTGGTGGCGCTCGCCTTTCTGATTCCGGCCGCGCCGGCGGCGGCTCAGGCCCAGACGCCCGGGTTGGACCCGGCCTGCCAGACGGTCGAGCGCAAGGTCTACAAGGACATCCGCGAACTCGTCACCATCGACCTGGACACCGCCACCACCACCCAGGTGCGTCTGCTGGCCAACCAGATCCTGGCCGAGGCGAACCGTGAGCAGTTGACCGCCCTGCCGGACGCCATTCAGGAGCGGCTCGACGGCACGGCTGACGAACTGCGCGCGTTCCTCAAGGCGGACTTGAGCGGCGCCTGGTTGGCGGCGCTGCGGGTCGAGGCGTACCGGACCTTGACGAACGCCGGCCCCAACGTGCAGGACGCGGCGAAGAAGGCGCTCGACGACGGGTCCATCGACGTCCTCCTGGCCTACCTGAACAACGGCGTGTACGAGGCGCGGGAGCTGGACTGCAAGTCGCAGCCCACCGCGACCCCGACGTCGCAGCCCACCGCCACGCCGAGCGCCACAACGACCGCCGTACCGACCTCCGCTCCTTCCGTCAGCCCGGGCGCTCCCGGCGGCGAGGGTGGCGGGTTGCCGGTGACCGGTTCCGACACCGCGACCGTGGCCGGCATCGGCGGTGCGCTCCTGCTCCTCGGCGGCGTGGGCTTCGTGATCGGCCGCCGGCGCCGGGCCCGCTTCGTGGCCTGA
- a CDS encoding DinB family protein, with amino-acid sequence MAIYDPKADLRDYLSGAREAMVWKLDGLSEYDARRPLTATGTNLLGLVKHLARGEFGYFGETFGRPSDAVPRWPEGEEAWEAWALPTESRESIVDLYRQAWAHADATIEALPLDAVGRVPWWGDGGEVTLHQVLVHVTAETQRHAGHADIVRELIDGTVGLLRTTTNVPAADAAHWAAHRDMVERHAREAAGR; translated from the coding sequence ATGGCGATCTACGACCCGAAGGCGGATCTGCGCGACTACCTGAGCGGGGCGCGCGAGGCGATGGTGTGGAAGCTCGACGGGCTGAGCGAGTACGACGCCCGGCGCCCGTTGACGGCCACCGGCACGAACCTGCTGGGCCTGGTCAAACACCTGGCCCGAGGCGAGTTCGGATACTTCGGTGAGACCTTCGGGCGTCCGAGCGACGCCGTTCCTCGGTGGCCGGAGGGCGAGGAGGCGTGGGAGGCCTGGGCGCTGCCGACGGAGTCGCGCGAGTCCATCGTCGACTTGTACCGGCAGGCCTGGGCACACGCGGACGCGACGATCGAGGCGTTGCCGCTGGACGCGGTCGGTCGGGTGCCGTGGTGGGGCGACGGCGGCGAGGTGACGCTGCATCAGGTCCTGGTTCACGTGACCGCCGAGACGCAGCGCCACGCCGGTCACGCCGACATCGTCCGGGAGCTGATCGACGGCACGGTCGGGCTGCTGCGTACGACGACGAACGTGCCGGCGGCGGACGCGGCGCACTGGGCCGCGCATCGCGACATGGTGGAGCGGCACGCGCGGGAGGCCGCCGGGCGGTGA
- a CDS encoding nuclear transport factor 2 family protein, producing MVDTRDAADRWASVWAQGWPAKDTDGLVGLLAEDGVHWASMFRPYRGRAGLRDYLRECFDEETRPAEVWFDEARVDGDTAAVEYWAVTYPNGQALTISGCTLLRFDRAGLVTEARDYSHVSTGRTPPPAGLIR from the coding sequence ATGGTGGACACACGCGACGCGGCCGACCGGTGGGCGAGCGTCTGGGCCCAGGGATGGCCCGCGAAGGACACCGACGGCCTCGTCGGCCTGCTGGCCGAGGACGGCGTGCACTGGGCGTCGATGTTCCGGCCCTACCGTGGACGTGCCGGCCTGCGCGACTATCTGCGGGAGTGCTTCGACGAGGAGACCCGCCCCGCCGAGGTCTGGTTCGACGAGGCGCGGGTCGACGGTGACACGGCGGCCGTGGAGTACTGGGCCGTGACCTACCCGAACGGCCAGGCCCTCACCATCTCCGGCTGCACGCTGCTGCGCTTCGACCGCGCGGGGCTGGTGACCGAGGCTCGCGACTACTCCCACGTCAGCACGGGCCGCACCCCGCCCCCGGCCGGCCTGATCCGCTGA
- a CDS encoding NAD(P)H-binding protein, which yields MNIVVFGAGGRAGRAAVGEARRRGHQVTAVVRDPARHPDPLDARVVAGDVTDAESVARAAGGHDAAVSAAVDLSAPPHDFFTAAARALATGLARAGVRRLVVVGLASVLPGPSGAALMDEPGCPDAYRDFHLGHAAGLAELRACALDWAYVAPAGDFDRGRARTGRYRSAAHGDPASRISYPDFAIALLDEVEDPRHHQRTASIREV from the coding sequence ATGAACATCGTGGTCTTCGGCGCGGGCGGTCGCGCCGGGCGAGCGGCCGTCGGCGAGGCGCGGCGACGCGGCCACCAGGTCACCGCCGTGGTACGCGACCCGGCGCGCCACCCCGACCCGCTCGACGCGCGGGTGGTGGCGGGCGACGTCACCGACGCGGAGAGCGTCGCCCGGGCGGCCGGCGGGCACGACGCAGCCGTCAGCGCGGCGGTGGACCTGAGCGCGCCGCCGCACGACTTCTTCACCGCCGCGGCCCGCGCGCTGGCCACCGGGCTGGCCCGGGCGGGCGTACGCCGGCTGGTGGTGGTCGGCCTGGCGTCGGTCCTGCCCGGGCCGTCCGGCGCCGCCCTGATGGACGAGCCCGGATGTCCGGACGCGTACCGCGACTTCCACCTGGGTCACGCCGCCGGCCTGGCCGAGCTGCGGGCCTGCGCACTCGACTGGGCGTACGTGGCACCGGCCGGTGACTTCGACCGTGGTAGGGCGCGCACCGGCCGCTACCGGTCAGCCGCGCACGGCGATCCGGCCAGCCGGATCAGCTACCCGGACTTCGCGATCGCGCTGCTCGACGAGGTCGAGGATCCGCGCCATCATCAGCGCACCGCGAGCATCCGAGAGGTGTGA
- a CDS encoding helix-turn-helix domain-containing protein, which yields MRQPLPADMFDELCPSSLNPIRFGDKWAALVIRCLEGGPRRFSELRVPLRRVTPKVLTQSLRALERDGLVTRAVHPGRTSHVEYELTPLGRSMLEPIAVACAWTERHWGELLDARESYDKAGPTTPRATPRSRQVRPAAR from the coding sequence ATGAGGCAGCCGTTGCCCGCCGACATGTTCGACGAGCTGTGCCCGTCGTCGCTCAACCCGATCCGGTTCGGCGACAAGTGGGCGGCGCTCGTCATCCGGTGCCTCGAAGGCGGCCCGCGCCGGTTCTCCGAGCTGCGGGTGCCGCTGCGCCGGGTCACCCCCAAGGTGCTCACCCAGTCGCTGCGCGCCCTCGAACGGGACGGCCTGGTGACCCGCGCCGTCCACCCGGGACGGACGTCGCACGTCGAGTACGAGCTGACGCCGCTGGGCCGCAGCATGCTCGAACCAATCGCGGTGGCGTGCGCCTGGACCGAGCGGCACTGGGGCGAGTTGCTCGACGCCCGTGAGTCCTACGACAAGGCCGGGCCTACGACGCCTCGGGCAACGCCGCGGTCACGTCAAGTTCGACCAGCTGCCCGGTGA
- a CDS encoding Rid family hydrolase — MPLFPIAANTLAALRSVDAGPEHVVRTVVYVVSADQAVLAQVWQRFLASPLAAAFTTASTLLGVAQLDFTGQLVELDVTAALPEAS; from the coding sequence GTGCCGCTATTTCCTATCGCCGCGAACACGCTGGCCGCTCTCCGATCGGTCGACGCCGGCCCGGAGCACGTCGTGCGTACCGTCGTCTACGTCGTCAGCGCCGACCAGGCCGTGCTGGCCCAGGTGTGGCAGCGGTTCCTGGCCTCGCCCCTCGCGGCCGCGTTCACGACCGCCAGCACCCTGCTCGGGGTGGCCCAGCTCGATTTCACCGGGCAGCTGGTCGAACTTGACGTGACCGCGGCGTTGCCCGAGGCGTCGTAG
- a CDS encoding SRPBCC family protein — translation MSRIDRASRTIASTPAAVYDALLRRDALEAWLPPQGMRGRIEQWDPRPGGGFRMVLTYLDPTDSPGKTSDTTDVVDVGFADLVRPARVVQTAVFQADDPAYAGTMTMTWHLAAAGAGTEVTVTATGVPPGIDQAVHEEGIASSLANLAAYVERGA, via the coding sequence GTGAGCAGAATCGACCGGGCGAGCAGGACCATCGCCTCGACACCGGCGGCGGTCTACGACGCGCTCCTGCGCCGGGACGCGCTCGAGGCGTGGCTGCCGCCCCAGGGCATGCGCGGGCGGATCGAGCAGTGGGATCCCCGGCCCGGCGGCGGGTTCCGGATGGTCCTCACCTATCTCGACCCCACCGACAGCCCCGGCAAGACGTCAGACACGACGGACGTCGTCGACGTCGGGTTCGCCGACCTGGTACGGCCGGCGCGGGTGGTGCAGACCGCGGTGTTCCAGGCCGACGACCCGGCGTACGCCGGCACCATGACGATGACCTGGCACCTCGCCGCGGCCGGCGCCGGCACCGAGGTGACGGTCACCGCGACCGGCGTGCCGCCCGGCATCGACCAGGCCGTCCACGAGGAGGGCATCGCGTCCTCGCTGGCCAACCTCGCCGCGTACGTCGAGCGCGGCGCATGA
- a CDS encoding GNAT family N-acetyltransferase: MRFPLSTPPTIPAGTLAAGPQPTLAAGDLVLRPWQDGDASTFLAAYQDPEVRRWHTRRPASEEQVREWFAFYRRAWRQETAASWAMTYGGGAMLGRMVLGGMDLGDGVAVCAYWVVPAARGAGLASRSLRAVSDWALGAAGFHRLELDHSTRNHPSCRVAVKAGFRPEGTRRRAAVHADGPHDMHLHARVRGDD, translated from the coding sequence GTGCGGTTTCCACTCTCGACACCCCCGACGATTCCCGCCGGCACCCTCGCTGCCGGCCCGCAGCCGACGCTCGCCGCCGGCGACCTTGTCCTACGGCCCTGGCAGGACGGCGACGCGTCGACGTTCCTGGCGGCCTACCAGGATCCGGAGGTCCGACGCTGGCACACCCGCCGGCCCGCCTCGGAGGAGCAGGTCCGCGAGTGGTTCGCGTTCTACCGCCGGGCGTGGCGGCAGGAGACGGCGGCGAGCTGGGCGATGACGTACGGCGGCGGCGCCATGCTGGGACGCATGGTCCTGGGCGGCATGGACCTCGGTGACGGGGTGGCGGTGTGCGCGTACTGGGTGGTCCCGGCCGCTCGCGGCGCGGGCCTGGCCTCCCGGTCGTTGCGGGCGGTGAGCGACTGGGCGCTGGGTGCGGCCGGCTTCCACCGCCTCGAACTCGACCACTCGACCCGCAACCACCCCTCCTGCCGGGTCGCGGTCAAGGCCGGCTTCCGTCCGGAGGGCACCAGACGCCGCGCCGCCGTGCACGCGGACGGGCCGCACGACATGCACCTGCACGCCCGGGTCCGCGGCGACGACTGA
- a CDS encoding type II toxin-antitoxin system VapC family toxin has translation MSLLLDTHVALWAIAGDSTLDSEFLDRLRHDPDIFLSPVSLWEITTKQGLGKLDGPADLAERIRNMGFHELPVTHAHAICAGRLPPHHRDPFDRMLVAQAVTEHMTLASRDGSIAQYDVDILKV, from the coding sequence ATGAGCCTCCTGCTGGACACCCACGTCGCGCTCTGGGCCATTGCCGGGGACTCGACGCTCGACTCCGAATTCCTCGACCGGTTGCGCCACGACCCCGACATCTTCCTGTCCCCGGTCAGCCTGTGGGAGATCACCACCAAACAAGGCTTGGGCAAGCTCGACGGGCCGGCTGATCTCGCCGAACGGATCCGGAACATGGGCTTCCACGAGCTACCCGTGACCCACGCCCACGCGATCTGCGCCGGCCGGCTGCCACCCCATCACCGTGACCCGTTCGACCGCATGTTGGTGGCCCAAGCGGTCACCGAGCACATGACCTTGGCTTCACGCGACGGCTCGATCGCGCAGTACGACGTCGACATCCTCAAGGTTTGA
- a CDS encoding type II toxin-antitoxin system prevent-host-death family antitoxin, with the protein MSAEVHYNMHDAKTHLSRIIERVERGEEIIIDRAGTPVAKVVPLVRRTNRTAIGSLAGQLDLSGDWDSPETNAEIAADFGVGA; encoded by the coding sequence ATGTCTGCCGAGGTGCACTACAACATGCACGACGCCAAGACCCACCTCTCGCGGATCATCGAGCGGGTGGAACGCGGCGAGGAGATCATCATCGACCGGGCGGGGACGCCGGTCGCGAAGGTCGTGCCCCTGGTCCGACGGACCAACCGCACCGCCATCGGGTCACTCGCGGGGCAGCTCGACCTCTCCGGCGACTGGGACTCACCAGAGACCAACGCCGAGATCGCGGCTGACTTCGGCGTCGGTGCATGA